The following proteins come from a genomic window of Miscanthus floridulus cultivar M001 chromosome 2, ASM1932011v1, whole genome shotgun sequence:
- the LOC136540091 gene encoding senescence associated gene 20-like, with protein MMRLLTGADQRDKNHGGGGGFVFSPRSVDAFGSTVIAEGADETRQLYWVHAWTVGPDGVITQLREYFNTDLTVTLLSGAAASSKKADIAGAPPKQQDAASSSSSSPSAAAGPKCLWQSRRADSAHKSLPGLVLAI; from the coding sequence ATGATGCGCCTCCTCACCGGCGCGGACCAGCGCGACAAgaaccacggcggcggcggcggattcgTCTTCTCCCCGCGCTCCGTCGACGCCTTCGGGTCCACCGTCATCGCCGAGGGCGCCGACGAAACGCGCCAGCTCTACTGGGTGCACGCCTGGACCGTGGGGCCCGATGGGGTGATCACCCAGCTCAGGGAGTACTTCAACACCGACCTCACCGTCACCCTCCTCtccggcgccgccgcctcctccaagAAAGCTGACATTGCAGGCGCTCCGCCTAAGCAGCAGGacgctgcctcttcttcctcgtcgtccCCCTCGGCAGCAGCAGGGCCCAAGTGCCTGTGGCAGAGCCGCCGCGCCGACAGCGCACACAAGTCGCTGCCGGGCCTCGTCCTCGCCATCTGA